Proteins co-encoded in one Oreochromis aureus strain Israel breed Guangdong linkage group 3, ZZ_aureus, whole genome shotgun sequence genomic window:
- the LOC120439493 gene encoding histone H4-like, whose translation SKGGKGLGKGGAKRHRKVLRDNIQGITKPAIRRLARRGGVKRISGLIYEETRGVLKVFLENVIRDAVTYTEHAKRKTVTAMDVVYALKRQGRTLYGFGG comes from the coding sequence agcaagggtGGCAAGGGACTCGGCAAAGGAGGCGCCAAGCGTCACCGTAAAGTTCTCCGTGATAACATCCAGGGCATCACCAAACCCGCCATCCGCCGTCTGGCTCGCCGTGGCGGAGTGAAGCGTATCTCCGGTCTGATCTACGAGGAGACCCGTGGAGTGCTCAAGGTGTTTTTGGAGAACGTCATCCGCGACGCCGTCACCTACACTGAGCACGCCAAGAGGAAGACTGTGACCGCCATGGATGTGGTGTACGCTCTGAAGAGGCAGGGCCGCACTCTGTACGGCTTCGGCGGTTAA